The Tamandua tetradactyla isolate mTamTet1 chromosome 5, mTamTet1.pri, whole genome shotgun sequence genome window below encodes:
- the LOC143683165 gene encoding olfactory receptor 2B11-like, with the protein MGLINGSHPAEFILLGFTDHSWLELPLFIILLITYPMAVIGNISIILVSTLDPHLHSPMYFFLTNLSFLDICYTASIVPQMLFNLGSSKKTISYIGCAIQLYFFHIMGGTECLLLGLMSLDRYVAICRPLHYTLIMNQRLCILLVSIVWLSGMTFGVSEASVTLLLPLCGLNKLDHVMCEIPILIKTACGEKSANELALSLVCIFLLAIPLCLILASYVCIGHAVFKMNSSAGKKKALGTCTSHLIVVFLFYGPAISMYLQPPSSISRDQPKFMALFYGVVTPTLNPFIYSLRNKDVKGALGNLMRKIFHSNGQF; encoded by the coding sequence ATGGGACTAATTAATGGAAGTCACCCTGCAGAGTTTATTCTACTAGGCTTCACTGATCACTCTTGGCTAGAGCTTCCTCTATTCATTATTCTTCTCATAACATATCCTATGGCCGTGATTGGAAATATCTCCATCATCCTGGTATCTACATTAGACCCCCATCTCCATAGTCCCATGTATTTCTTTCTCACTAACCTTTCCTTTTTGGACATATGTTATACTGCAAGCATTGTACCACAGATGCTATTTAACCTTGGAAGCTCTAAGAAGACCATCAGCTATATAGGGTGTGCAATTCAGCTTTATTTCTTCCACATAATGGGGGGAACAGAATGTCTACTCTTGGGTCTTATGTCCTTGGATcgttatgtggccatctgcaggCCTCTCCATTACACACTCATCATGAATCAGCGCCTCTGCATTCTATTAGTATCCATTGTGTGGCTGAGTGGTATGACTTTTGGTGTCTCAGAGGCTTCTGTTACATTACTGTTGCCACTCTGTGGCCTGAATAAACTGGATCACGTGATGTGTGAGATTCCTATTCTGATAAAGACTGCCTGTGGAGAGAAGAGTGCTAATGAGCTTGCACTGTCACTTGTGTGCATTTTTCTGTTAGCTATTCCACTCTGCTTAATTCTTGCATCCTATGTTTGTATTGGACATGCTGTATTTAAGATGAACTCCTCTGCAGGAAAGAAAAAGGCACTTGGTACATGTACTTCTCACCTCattgttgttttcttattttatggcCCAGCCATTAGCATGTACCTGCAGCCTCCCTCATCCATCTCAAGGGACCAGCCGAAGTTCATGGCCCTCTTCTATGGAGTGGTGACTCCTACTCTCAACCCCTTCATTTACAGCCTTAGGAATAAGGATGTCAAGGGAGCATTAGGCAACCTAATGAGGAAGATTTTCCATTCCAATGGACAATTTTAG